From Camelus ferus isolate YT-003-E chromosome 15, BCGSAC_Cfer_1.0, whole genome shotgun sequence, the proteins below share one genomic window:
- the LOC116668999 gene encoding basic proline-rich protein-like yields MGEGAGGPRSGRGREGGRGEVRRPEGRGGAGGGEGGEGRGEGRRGRGRVGREAAESLHRPDAAAAADAAAILIERSGCARLFPSGRRSRREATSALIPPPPALSSPPALPPFPPHTRRTPHTPPRLARRPPFPLPSGLPALGPPPPRARPPRPARISVSGRKGNAKPARPRGESGYDTWRSCSDPETSLWARSKSQSIEDDSRKKRSGYLVALFKS; encoded by the exons atgggggagggggccggcGGTCCCCGGAGCGGGcgggggagagaaggggggcGAGGGGAGGTGCGCAGGCCGGAGGGGCGCGGAGGCGCCGGCGGCGGGGAAGGGGGGGAAGgacggggggaggggaggagggggagggggcgggtggggagagaagcagcagagtCACTTCACCGACCAgacgccgcggccgccgccgacGCCGCCGCCATTTTAATAGAGCGTTCGGGCTGCGCTCGGCTCTTTCCGTCCGGGCGAAGGAGCCGACGAGAAGCGACTAGCGCTCTCATTCCTCCGCCTCCCGCCCTCTCTTCGCCTCCCGccctcccacctttccctccGCACACACGCCGCACGCCCCACACCCCGCCGCGGCTGGCTCGCcgccctccctttcctcttccgtCCGGCCTCCCCGCCCTCGGTCCACCCCCTCCGCGCGCTCGCCCACCCCGCCCAGCCCGGATCTCTGTCAGCGGCCGGAAGGGAAACGCGAAGCCAGCGCGGCCGCGGGGGGAGTCCGG TTATGATACCTGGAGAAGCTGCAGCGATCCTGAAACAAGCCTATGGGCAAGAAGCAAAAGCCAAAGCATTGAAGATGACAGTAGAAAGAAGAGGTCTGGGTATTTGGTGGCATTGTTTAAAAGCTGA